The genomic segment AATTCTTCTTTAAGCTGAAATTTGCAAAAAAATCAACATACCGGGTAAACATCACATGCATTGGGATGGAAACAACAGCGGGGGTTCTATTATACCGCAAAAAACTATCAAGCCGAGGTTCGTTTTCACGATTGTGTACATATTGCCCCTGCAGCGTAAAAATGCCGTTCACATCAAATGTAAAATATTTACGAGTAAATAAAAACGAATGCCCTGAAAAATATCCCTGCATCATACGGTATAGCGGTTCACTCGCCTGCGGTATAGCAGCATTGTCAAAAGTAGAAAAATATTCGGCAAGCTCACCCTTAGAAAGCGGTTGACGGTTTGCAAGCGTTGTCTGCCGCGATTCAACCGAAAGGATATGCATTGCATCATAAATCCAATGGTCATTTTCCACAAATAACGCATAAGGCGTATCTGCAAAACAAAATACGGCAGGTGTTAACAATAGTAATAGAATAATGATAAAACGTTTCATTTTTTAACCCTGAGAGATATTTGGTAAGTAATAATAGATAAAACAAAGAAAGATGTCCACTGCGCATATCAACAGATAGATCAAAAGCCCTTAGATGTATACCGGCACGTTCTTACAAAATATCATAGTTGTTTTGAAGTTCTGATTTGATGCTTGCTTTTACCGTCTTACCGTGATAGGATTAAAGTCATACTTATAAAGGTTACCAGTATGCGAATTGCTATTATCACCGAGTGTTATCTTCCGGAAATTAACGGCGCCGTATATCATATCGAAGCGCTGAGGAAAGGTCTAATTGAATTGGGGCATGAGGTTCTTATCGTTAAGCCTGATGCGAATACAAAGCATCACCATATTACTGACGGTATTTTATACAGCCCTGCCGTAAAATTGCACAATCTTTACAATTATTCCGTTTCTTACCCGCGTAGTAGAACCAGATTAAGGCTGCTAAAAGAATGGAATCCCGATATTATTCATATTCACCATGAATTCAGCCAAGGCCTGTTCGCCTTGTATGCAGGGCGTAAACTCAATATACCGATTGTATATACCTGCCATAGTATGTATTACGATTATATTCACTATTTCGGTGCATTACAGAATCTTAAAGCGGTAAAAGATTTTATCGACCATGGTATTTTACGGTATACCAATGCCGCTAAAGCGGTTATCTGTGCATCGACAAAACTGGAAGATTTTTTAAAGCAATGCAAAGTAACAACACCGATTTATAAAATTCCCAATGCATGTATTACCACCGATTTTGCCGAAGATACGCTCAATCAGGATGTCATTCAAAATCTTAAAATCCAGTATGCCATTAAACCTGATGATTTTATCGCCTGTTTTTGTGGAAGACTTGCTGCGGAAAAAAATCTTTCACTCACATTAGAATATTGGAAATACTTTGTAGACGGAATGCCGAATGCTAAATTATTTATAATCGGAAACGGTCCTGCTAGAGCAGAACTTGAACAGCAGGCAAAAGATTATGGCCTTACCCATTCGGTTATCTTTACCGGTGCCGTACTGCATGAGAATATCAAATACTATTACCACTTATGTGATGCATACATTATGACCTCGCTTTCGGAAAACCATTCGGTTTCGGCTCTTGAAGCGATTGCCTGCGGCATACCTGTAGTTCATCTGTATGACGAAGAAAATGAAGATCAATATATTGAAGGAGTAACCGGTTTCGCCTTTAAAGATTCAGCCGCGTTTAATAAAATTCTACACAATCTGTATGACAAAAAACGAAGCGCTAAGGATAGCAAAACCCTCAAAGAAGAAATAAGCACAGCCGCGTTACAGGACAATTATCAGACAATGACAAAAAAAATTGTCGAAGTGTACCAACGGGTATTGGCAGAAACCAATCGCTCATACTAGGGAACTTCTAAAAACTTTTGTTTTTAGAGGTTCCTAACTGAATTTTACAACACATAAATCCGCCGATTAGTCTTTGCTTGGATTTATGCAAAGGGTTATCTCACATGCCGCGTCGGGGGTGTTGATTAGTCGCGCGATTCTCGTCTTTACCCTTCCTAACACAACTTATGAGAACCTCTAAAAGCTTTAGAAACCAACTACAGAATAATGAGGCTATGATTTCTGAAACCAGTCTTTCCGTAAGCCTTTTGTAAAAAGTGCCCCGCATATTTGCAAAAGCAGGGCAACCGCATTATAAAATATTTTCAGAGGTTGCCTTCCTTCTGTGCGAAATTTCATAGGTATAAGGTGAGCGTCTACAATGGCGCCGCTCACCTTAACCGTCAAGTTTTCTTTCGAAAACTTGCGTATTGATGTGTGCGCTTTTCGCGCACGAATGCAACAGTTTCCAAAATTCATATTTTGTTCAACTGTTGCATTTTAAGGAAATAAAATTTCGCACATTTGTCCAGCAGACGGGTAAACGCATCAGGTGAGTAGGTAAAAACCGTGGAAAAATTGAGACTGTGAGACCATTTGAACCATCTTCAACTGTTGTACATCCGTGTACAACAGTTGAAGGCGAGTTTTGTGCGTGCACAAAACATCACTACTGTATGGAACCACTGCCATCCTTGGCAGTTCGGTCGAATAGTCTCAATTTTTCCGCGGAGGTGTTAAAAAAACGACCTGATGCGTTTACCCTGTTTGCAAAAGGTGTATACCTTGCAAAAAGCACCAATAAGCAATATCATTATATTTTAATGTTCATTAGATGAACCGCATAGGAGTAATGTATGGCACACAAAGTTCGGATTTCCGATCTGGTATTAAGGGATGCGCATCAATCTTTACATGCAACGCGCATGACAACTGCAGATATGCTGCCTATTTGCAATAAGCTGGACAGCGTCGGGTATTGGAGCCTTGAAGCATGGGGCGGAGCGACGTTCGATTCATGTATCCGTTTTTTAAATGAAGATCCGTGGGAGCGACTGCGTTCTTTGCATAAAGCGCTGCCGAATACTCCCATTATGATGTTGCTGCGCGGACAAAACTTATTGGGTTACCGGCACTATGCCGATGATGTCGTCGATGCGTTTGTGAAAGCTTCTGCCGATAACGGTGTCGGTGTGTTCCGCATCTTTGATGCGCTTAATGATCCGCGCAACCTTAAACGTGCGGCGGATGCAGCAAAGAAAACCGGTAAGCATGTTCAGATGGCTATCTCCTTTGCAACAACCCCATATCATACTATCGAAAAATATGCGGAACTGGCAAAAACGTATACGGAATTCGGTGCCGATTCCATCTGTATTAAAGATATGGCAGGGCTTTTAAAGCCGATGGAAGCATTCGATTTAGTAACGGCGATTAAAAAGAAGACGAGTATTCCGATCAATATTCATACCCATGCAACAACAGGGCTTTCCGTAGCGACACTGCTTAAAGCAGCGGAAGCCGGAGCGGATATCTTGGATACCGCGATTTCGTCCATGTCGATGGGGACATCCCACAGTCCGACAGAAACTATGGTAGAAATTTTCCGCGGCACCGAATGGGATACCGGTTTGGATATTAACTTGCTCCTTGAAATTGCGGCCTACTTCCGTGAAGTGCGCAAGCATTACGCTCAGTTTGAATCGAGCTTCCTCGGTGCGGATACCCGTATCCTTGTGTCGCAGGTTCCGGGCGGTATGCTTTCCAACCTCGAAAATCAGCTGCGCGACCTGAAAGCCTCCGACAAAATGGATGCGGTATTAAAAGAAATCCCGATTGTTCAAAAGGACTGCGGCTATATTCCGCTTGTTACTCCGACTAGCCAGATTGTCGGTACTCAGTCGGTATTCAATGTGCTGTTCGGACGGTATAAAAAACTGACCGCAGAGACCCGCGACCTGCTTAT from the Treponema medium genome contains:
- the oadA gene encoding sodium-extruding oxaloacetate decarboxylase subunit alpha — encoded protein: MAHKVRISDLVLRDAHQSLHATRMTTADMLPICNKLDSVGYWSLEAWGGATFDSCIRFLNEDPWERLRSLHKALPNTPIMMLLRGQNLLGYRHYADDVVDAFVKASADNGVGVFRIFDALNDPRNLKRAADAAKKTGKHVQMAISFATTPYHTIEKYAELAKTYTEFGADSICIKDMAGLLKPMEAFDLVTAIKKKTSIPINIHTHATTGLSVATLLKAAEAGADILDTAISSMSMGTSHSPTETMVEIFRGTEWDTGLDINLLLEIAAYFREVRKHYAQFESSFLGADTRILVSQVPGGMLSNLENQLRDLKASDKMDAVLKEIPIVQKDCGYIPLVTPTSQIVGTQSVFNVLFGRYKKLTAETRDLLIGRYGKTPAPCNEELVKIALAEAKVEAPVTARPADLIPNELDKIKAEAKENGAGNSIEDVLTYAMFPKVAPKFFKERSKGPVVFTAPTAEKKVAGSASSGSYTVTVNGTDYAVSSSNGIFTVNGTDYAVSVKENASSASTQKTATAASAPASKSATPANSASKAVAQPASASTTSATPAAAQAAPVSKPATQQPAASAQTSTGTGSEKLTAPVAGTLLRYSVAEGSQVSEGQTVMMLESMKMELEINAHKAGVIHFVAAAGTQVAEGDSLAEIR
- a CDS encoding glycosyltransferase, with amino-acid sequence MRIAIITECYLPEINGAVYHIEALRKGLIELGHEVLIVKPDANTKHHHITDGILYSPAVKLHNLYNYSVSYPRSRTRLRLLKEWNPDIIHIHHEFSQGLFALYAGRKLNIPIVYTCHSMYYDYIHYFGALQNLKAVKDFIDHGILRYTNAAKAVICASTKLEDFLKQCKVTTPIYKIPNACITTDFAEDTLNQDVIQNLKIQYAIKPDDFIACFCGRLAAEKNLSLTLEYWKYFVDGMPNAKLFIIGNGPARAELEQQAKDYGLTHSVIFTGAVLHENIKYYYHLCDAYIMTSLSENHSVSALEAIACGIPVVHLYDEENEDQYIEGVTGFAFKDSAAFNKILHNLYDKKRSAKDSKTLKEEISTAALQDNYQTMTKKIVEVYQRVLAETNRSY